From a region of the Dehalococcoidales bacterium genome:
- a CDS encoding DEAD/DEAH box helicase, with translation MKVDITEVQRACQYLAGVCDGALSEDGHGFNKYDARFGHSLAIQKNWSLKQAIAAQKMMIKYQNQLKIAGFDTDLILKSEIVVPQIVNKPATVTKNTAMLVKGQIEIWFKFDYKTLEMIKSLPGRKFTEDTRGKFWTAPLAQDTVEKLDQAGFELCPELIRFLDTAQKQLPVEELEEIEVDGLKRELFPFQKQGVAFIEQRNGRALVGDEMGLGKTIQTLAWLQLHPEKKPVVVVCPAHLKLNWAQEAKMTLSGDRTIQVISGTDTTQKLYGDIMVINYDILHNKYEEGPKNLVTGKKPIKEIPYSGWIDFILDRNPEVLIVDEAHFIKNSKAFRSKAVTKLGRKCKHVIALTGTPLVNRPIEGYNIVQMIDRTVFPSFWDYAQKYCGAHHTRFGWDLSGASNKEELHQKLKTVMIRRKKADVLKELPDKVFSHVPMELSNREVYQEAEEDFIAFLKDTEGAAAAEKARNAEHLVRIEGLKQLAMQGKMNHVMQWIENFLEESGRKLVVFAVHKVTINALMKKFQKCAVKIDGSTPAPKRHEAVQAFQNNPDVKLFIGNIQAAGTGLTLTAASAIAFVELPWTPGELSQAEDRCHRIGQKNAVNIYYLLAEETIEEQIAALLDEKKKVLNAVIDGGAVEHVQLLTRLLSSFA, from the coding sequence ATGAAAGTAGACATCACAGAAGTTCAGCGCGCTTGTCAGTATCTGGCCGGTGTTTGCGACGGCGCTTTGTCGGAGGACGGTCACGGCTTCAATAAGTACGATGCGAGATTCGGCCACAGTCTCGCCATCCAGAAGAACTGGTCCCTCAAACAGGCTATCGCCGCTCAGAAAATGATGATCAAGTATCAGAACCAGTTAAAGATCGCTGGATTCGACACAGACCTAATCCTGAAGAGTGAGATCGTAGTTCCTCAGATCGTCAACAAGCCCGCAACTGTTACTAAGAACACGGCCATGCTGGTTAAGGGGCAGATCGAGATCTGGTTCAAGTTCGATTACAAGACGCTGGAGATGATCAAGAGCCTCCCGGGGAGGAAGTTCACAGAAGACACGCGGGGCAAGTTCTGGACCGCTCCCCTGGCACAGGACACCGTAGAGAAACTGGACCAGGCTGGATTTGAACTGTGCCCGGAACTCATCAGGTTCCTGGACACGGCCCAGAAACAACTCCCGGTGGAGGAACTCGAGGAGATCGAGGTTGACGGCCTCAAACGCGAACTGTTCCCATTCCAGAAACAGGGCGTAGCATTCATTGAGCAGCGCAACGGACGGGCACTCGTGGGCGATGAAATGGGTCTGGGGAAGACGATTCAGACGCTTGCCTGGTTACAACTTCACCCCGAGAAAAAGCCGGTCGTCGTTGTCTGTCCGGCGCACTTGAAACTGAACTGGGCGCAGGAAGCAAAAATGACCCTCTCCGGGGATCGGACAATCCAGGTCATCTCTGGCACGGACACCACACAGAAACTGTACGGGGACATCATGGTAATCAACTATGACATCCTGCACAACAAGTATGAGGAGGGCCCGAAGAACTTGGTCACTGGAAAGAAACCCATCAAGGAGATTCCGTACTCGGGCTGGATTGACTTCATCCTGGACCGGAACCCAGAAGTCCTGATCGTTGATGAGGCGCACTTCATCAAGAACAGCAAGGCGTTCCGATCAAAGGCGGTCACCAAGCTGGGTCGAAAGTGTAAGCACGTCATCGCACTCACCGGCACGCCTCTGGTGAACCGCCCGATCGAAGGATACAACATCGTCCAGATGATTGACAGGACAGTTTTCCCATCCTTCTGGGACTATGCGCAGAAGTACTGTGGGGCACACCACACCCGATTCGGATGGGACCTGTCAGGTGCTTCGAACAAAGAAGAACTTCACCAGAAACTCAAGACAGTCATGATTCGGCGCAAGAAGGCGGACGTCCTCAAAGAACTGCCTGACAAAGTGTTCTCCCATGTCCCGATGGAGTTGTCGAACCGAGAAGTGTATCAGGAGGCGGAAGAAGATTTCATCGCATTCCTGAAGGACACCGAGGGCGCGGCCGCGGCAGAGAAGGCCCGAAACGCAGAACACCTGGTTCGAATTGAAGGCCTTAAACAACTGGCGATGCAGGGTAAGATGAATCACGTGATGCAGTGGATTGAGAACTTCCTGGAGGAGAGCGGACGGAAACTCGTTGTCTTCGCAGTTCACAAAGTCACTATCAATGCACTGATGAAGAAGTTCCAGAAATGTGCGGTCAAGATTGACGGTTCGACACCGGCTCCGAAGAGGCATGAGGCTGTTCAGGCATTCCAGAACAATCCCGACGTCAAACTGTTCATCGGGAACATTCAGGCTGCGGGAACTGGACTCACGCTGACAGCAGCATCAGCGATCGCCTTCGTCGAACTCCCGTGGACACCCGGGGAACTGTCTCAGGCGGAGGACCGCTGTCACCGGATCGGGCAGAAGAACGCCGTCAACATTTACTACCTGCTGGCGGAGGAGACGATCGAGGAGCAGATCGCAGCACTGCTGGATGAGAAGAAGAAAGTCCTGAATGCAGTGATCGACGGAGGGGCGGTGGAGCATGTTCAACTCCTGACCCGCCTCCTCTCATCCTTCGCGTAA